DNA from Gracilinanus agilis isolate LMUSP501 chromosome 3, AgileGrace, whole genome shotgun sequence:
GTACACTGACGTCACGGGGAGGGACAGTGACGTCGGCAGGGGATGGCGCGCGGGGCGGTTCCTAAGGGGGCCCCCGGCTGAGCGCGCTCACCTGTGGCCGTCTTCCCGCTGGGCCTGGGTCTGGATGGTGGGCGCCATGACGGCGGCGACGAGAAGGTTCACTGGTCGTGATTGGGGCCAAGCCTTGCCCGCGAGCCACCCAGGGGGCTCTCGAGGCAACTCTGTGGACCGCTCCGCCTCCCAGCTACcctggcggcggcggcggcagcgagGACCCCGCAGGCCTCTAAGGCCAAGCTACCCACTATGGGCGAAATgccttctgggaaatgtagttcggGAGGGCCACCTTTTTTAACTCTTCGTGATGGATTGGCCACAGTGAGAGAAGGCGGGTCTTTAATGGTAGGGAGAAGCTTGTGATTGGCCTAACGTGCACGAACTGGAAcgatggggagggaaaaggaggtcCAAATTCAATAATCAGAGCTTGGGATTGATTGATGGGTTAGCCAAGGCGAGGCCTAAAAAGTGACGTACATCCGCGATAGCCTTGAGTGACCGAGGCTGCGACCAACGGGCGGCGGTggataaaaggaagggaagatggCGGCACCGCCACCAGCACAGCCGGCGCAGCAGCCTCCGCCACCGCCTACGGCCGGCGTTTCCGGCCCGGGATCGGCTGGGGCCCCGGTTTCGGGGCCCCCACAACCTCAAGCGCCGCAGCAGCAGCAACCTTCTCAGGCGCAACTTGTAGCGGCCTCCCAGATCCAGGCGGCACAAAGCGGGCTtctgcagcagcagcaacaggaCTTCGACCCTGTGCAACGTTACAAGCTTCTGATTCCTCAGCTCAAGGAGAGCCTACAGGTGATAGGCGCCCCTACCTCCCCCGCAAGGGAAGTGGGTCCAGGTTCGAGGCGGAGGTGGCAATTGGTGGGTGGACTATCGAGGGGGCAGGACCCGATAAAGCGGCTGGGCTAGCTGCTTGGGTACCTAAGAAAGAGTTCGGAGCACTGGGATTGGTCGTGAACCAGGAAGGAGGTGGGGCTTGGAACCGCGGCCGTCCCCGAAGATCTACGCATGCGCAATGGGGCGGGCGTGAGGTGTGGGTGGTACCTTCTGGAGAAGGTGGAACTAGATGGATTTGGATTCCAGGGTTGATGATTGGTCCGATGGTAGGAAGGAGGCGGGTGCCTGGAATTTTAGAGTTTGGGGCCCCTCTGGGTGGCGTTGTTTGTCTGGCCTGACCCCGCCCTTCTCCATCCCATCCCAGAACCTGATGAAGGTGGCAGCCCAGAACTTGGTGCAGAATACCAACATCGACAATGGACAGTGAGTGTCTTCGGGCTTGGTCCCTCCCCCTAAGCCATATTCTCACCCTCTGGTTCATGCCCAGTGCAGCGTTCCCCACCCCACAGCTCCATGCCCAGCCCTAACCAAAGCAACCCTGGGGTTCCTTGCTCTGCAGGAGTCCTGATCCCAGGAACTCATGCTTCCCCTTCTCAGCCAGACTTCTTCTGTTCCATCCCTGGCAGGAAGAGCAGTGAGGGCGGGCTTCAGCGTTTTGACAAGAGCCTGGAAGAGTTCTATGCCCTCTGTGACCAGTTGGAGCTGTGCCTGGTAATACCCTTCTTGAGGCTAGAGTGGGGTGGTTGAGAGGTTCCCTTCTCTTGGTGCCTTCTGGGACCCCAGGAcgtttcttctttttaattctgtaatcatggacagctgggtagctcagtggattgagagtcaggcctagagaggggaggtcctaggttcaaacccggcctcaaacacttcccagctgtgtgactctgggcaagtcacttgaccctcccttggcccacccttaccactcttccacctatgagccaatacacagaagttaagggttaaaaaaaaatgtaagcttcttaattCTGTAATCATACAGtatcaaggaagaaagaagaggtccCAAGAAGGGAGCGTCATGGAGACACACTGTAAAGGGACATGGGACTACAATTCAGTTGGGGCCTCCTTGTAGTGATCACCCCCAAGCTAGGGAGGGGACGTGGTCTAGGCCCCAAGATATGGATAGTGCTGCTCTTAAGGACCCAAACTAAGAAAGACTTTGAGCTGGGCTTAGGCCAGATAGAATGGGCCAAAGGCTAGGGCCAAAGACAAGCTGGTCTGGGAGGGAGTCAGAAAAGAAGTTAAGACCAGAGCTAGTGAAGGCTGAGAATGGGAGGGTAGGGCTGAGGCCAGATGGGGAGGGAGCTCACTGTGGAATGAGGTCAAGACTAGAATGAGaaggatcacagaatcataacTCTATAAGAGTTTCTATAGGTCCTCAAGTGCAGCTCCATGTTACAGATATGGAAACCAAGTCCCTGAGGGGCAAAGCAGTTTACCTAAGATCACACATGAAATAAATGATATGGCTGGcgattcaaacccagggccttTGACTCTGTATCCATGGCACTATGCTGCTCAAGGAAGGACAGGGCTGTGGCAGATCACTAGGGGATGGGCCCAAGTTTGGGATAGGAAGAAAACCAAGGTAGGAACTAGATGAGAAGACAGCCAGGGCTGCTGTAGAAGAAGGGAGCCGGGGAGGGATGAGGAGAACAAAGAAAGGGGCCAGTGTTGTGAGGCAGTTTCCTAGCAATTCATAGTCCAGTGCCCCCACTAGAGGGCTTAGCCAGAGTTTTGGAATGGTTTCTGCCATGCTGCTGTTGGGGTACTCACTTATCAGTGCAGGTTTGATAGCACTTTCTCTTTAACTTGAGAGTCATAAAGAGTGGCTGGTATTTACCATCCCTATACCCTCAGATGATTCTCACATCATTTTATCCAGTCCTGACTTCTCTTCTGACCTCCAGCCTCTGCCGTATCCAATTAGAAAGTGCCATGTCCAGTTAGACATCTTGCACTGGATATCAGGGAGACGTTTTAAATTCAGTAATTatcttctcccccaaaccctctcctCTTTCATAAATTCCCATTACTGCCCAGGCTCCCTCTATTCTCCCAGTTAGCCAGACTCAAAACAAAAGTACCATTCTTGATTCTGACTGCTACCACTCTAGTTTAGACCCTCagcacctcacacctagactACTATAGTAGCTGTTACTGGGGCTTCCTTCCTCAAGCCTCTTCCCCACTctcatccattctccattcagcagCAAAGTAATTTCCCCAGGTCCAGGGCTAACCATGTTAAGTAATGGCTCCATTTTTCCTCCAGGATTAAATAACCTTCCTatggtttttaaagtctttaaaaacTTGGCCTCCTCCActtatattacattattttttcaaactgttaccttctgtcttagaatttatattaagtattagtttaaaggtagaagaatggtgagggctaggcaattgaagttaagtgacttgcccaggatcatacagccaggatgtgtttgaggccacatttgaacccaggacttcccatctccaggcctagctctctattcactgagccacctagctgcccccattataTTATTCTTACACTTTATGCTCCCTTCCATGAACTCATAACATCTTTGCTGTTCGTCCAATTAGATACTCCATACCCCAACGCTAGGCATTTTCTTTTGCTGTGCCCTCTACCAGGAAtgttttccctcttcatctctgcttcttgatttctctaccttcttcaagtcttagctaaaatctGGCTTTCTTTAAGGAGCCTTTTCTGGTCTCCTTTACTTCCCTCTTATTGATCTTTGCCAGTTTATCATATGTCTCTTGAATGCACATGGTTGGTTCTGGCTGTTCGCTCTGCTCCTGGAAGAGAGGgactggttttgcctttctttgggtcTCCAATGCTAAATTCATAGTAAGGGCTTCATCCATGCTAGTTGAAGGATTGGCTGGGTGGATAAGTATAcacagctccaggcctggagatgggagatcctgggttcaaatgtggcctcagacacttcctatctgggtgaccctgggcaagtcacttaacctcagttgcctagcctttaccactcttctgcctctgaacTGACACTCAGTAtcgattctcagacagaaggtgagggtttgaaaaaTAGATAtctagatagatggatggatggatgctaGTTGACTTGAATTTGCCTGGGGCCCCAAGAGGCTCCTGGACTTtaacccaggatcacatagctgctAGCTTTCTGAAACTGatcttgaactcaggccttcctggcCAAAAGCGGACCCTCTAAACCATTTTGCCTTGATACTGATGCAGAATTGCCAACAGAAAGAGAACCCCAGATCCTAGCCCCAACTCCTGTGCTGACTAGGAAACAGGGTGACCCAGTACAAATCATTTGGcctttcttggtctcagtttaaCCATTTGTAATGAAGGGCTTGAACTAGTTGGCTTCCACTTTCAGCTTGTAAGtctttcttcctctgattgttaCTTTCCCTGTCTTTAAACCTTGGATGTTTTTTCATAACCCTTTGCCTGGACCCATCCTGTCCAGTTATTCTGTCTCTGcaggagaaagaaagatgagTCCTTGTGTCTCTGAGCTTCCTGGGGTCTAGTTTCTCCCACCACTGTTTTCTTCTTAAATTGTGTTTTCCCTTTTACTGCAGTTCCTTGATgacttcatttccttccctttgggctctttgagggcaggagctttttttgtctttcatttgaAATATTCAGTTCTGGTACCTACTGAGTAGTTCCCACTAAGTCTGGCACAGTACTAAAAGCatcttgcattctaatgggaggCCAGGGGACCCAGAGGAAT
Protein-coding regions in this window:
- the MED29 gene encoding mediator of RNA polymerase II transcription subunit 29, which encodes MAAPPPAQPAQQPPPPPTAGVSGPGSAGAPVSGPPQPQAPQQQQPSQAQLVAASQIQAAQSGLLQQQQQDFDPVQRYKLLIPQLKESLQNLMKVAAQNLVQNTNIDNGQKSSEGGLQRFDKSLEEFYALCDQLELCLRLAYECLSQSYDSAKHSPTLVPTATKPDAVQAESLPYPQYLSMIKAQIGCAKDIHNALLECSNKVTGKLPAPGGL